The genomic DNA ACCCGCGCGCTCTCAAAAAGATCGTCGGTCTCGAACAAAGTCGCCGCATGTTGTGTTGTATTCACAACGAGCGGCGGAGAAGAAAAGGGTAAATAGTTACCTAATTCCTATGGATCGAAGTGTCATATAACTGGTGAATATCAATGGTATATCACCTCAGCGAGCAATGAACATCACGATCTTACCTCGAGGCGCTGTAATATCACCATCTGTGCCTTCATCGGCAGTTACGTCGACTTTGATTCCCGACATGGCGCTAGTCTGCACAAAGCATGGATCTTGCTGAGCGTAAAACGAGGCAGATTACACTAGACGTCCACGTGTACTTGACCGAAAGTATCATTTAGGCTCCCGCCTTTGACATTTTAACGCAGCTCGAGCCTAAGTGCCAATCACCACGAGTGACCCGGTCTCGTCCTTCGCTAGAAATGTTCTAGTACCCCAACCACCCAAGGGATGAATTGGAGCGTTGGACTCGAATTCGGCATGTCACCTGGCCATAAGTTCGCCGCCGTCGGCAATGGGTCTATCGAGTTTTTCTGATAAAGTTTGCTGGATTAGACGAGTTTGACAGTTTAGTCGCAGATAATTCAGTCGGTTTATTGCCCGATTCCGAGTTGGGTGCCTGCACGTGTTGCGTGGTCCTGAGCCGTATTTGATGGTCAGCGACCGGCGGGTGGGAGCGGTGCAAACCATTGTACCTGAGCTCATAACACGTTCCTTTCTTGGACCGGCGTCCAACCTATCGTCGATTGATGAGGCTACTgacgcgcatatagccttGCCGAGTACGTTGATTCGTGTCTGTCATTTATCCTCTCATTGTTAGATCGCCTGTTGATGATCGGATCCGCCGGCGATAGTGCTGTCAATGTTTCGGCTGTTTCATCATGAGCCAATCCAGGCAATTGGTGAAATTGGTACTCAGTCTCGAGCTGTAGGATTATCAATGAAATTACAGAAACCATCTCCTAGATTAGTCAAAAATCCACATTGTGTGTATAGCATTTCGTCAACAACATTGCTGAAGTCATATGATCATTCAAATAAGCTTTCGATACTCGCCTAGGTTTTTTGTACCCGGGCTCCCAAGTAATCAGAACGCGAAGCTACTCTCATCATAGTTCTATACTATTGCATGCCAATATCGTTCAACCCTCTCGTAGCCCTGTTTGTTCTTCGTGAGCCAACTTCAGCCCCCAAAGGTGCGACTTTGAAAATGTATAGTGGATGCCCTGTAGCGATGGCTCACAATCTTGATAAACAGATCTTTCCCACCAGCATATATATTCCACCGACTTAGTTTTACTCTTGTTTTCGTTTATTTACGGTCCTTGGTACTTGAGTTCGAGTCCTTATCAAGAACCATCAGAATCCTGCCAAAACTTTCCAACAACCATCAAGCCCATCCGTCAAAATAACATAGTTCTCCATAAAACAATTGGATATCTTCCGAAACTTCACGATCTGCGTAACTGTAGATTCTCCACAGGCCAAACCCTGTGTAaattttggaggaattgtccCGCCCGGTTGAAGCAAATTCGAACGACCGTCATAGATTTTTTGTATTCAAGTCCTCGTGACGGGTTCGTTGTTAATTTTGGGTGTTTTTTTTTACTAATCCACACCATGAGTGGCTTCCCTACTCGTTAAATTCAGTGATTACTGGAGGATAAAGACTCTACAAATCCTTATCGACCATCACTGGCTGGGTGCCATTTTGAAGTGTACAATTGAGCGTGAATCGTCATCGTCACTGTTAATAGAAtagtcattgcccttataaTTCTCACGCACGCCACGAACTCCCAGTGGCCACCAATCGCCTTATGATCTCTATAACAGGACAACGGGAACTCTGTTTGAGCGAGGCCCCTTCCAATATACAATATGTAGGATTCCTAAATCTGTGTGGAGTTTAAACTCCAGGGTCATGCCTGTCTTGGCAAACATTCTGTTCCTTAATTACACTTAGATTGTGCTGGGATTCGACGCTTGTCAATGTCTGCGAACATGTTCCGCGCATATATTCGGTGTCACCATGTGTTTAGGTGGCTGAGGTGTGACATGAGACTGAGCAGTACCAAGTGAAACGTGACAAGTTGGATCACGGATTGCCTATTAGACTTTGATTTCATTGATTTGTAGCCTCTCAAACAAGTTATTGATCAGGATCCACGAGTATGATTCAGGCTCTCCGATTGGGAATAGGCAGACGTGTGAGGTGATATGACCACTTCTCATATGTAAAGCTTACCTTTGAAGTGCAATTATGAACATGACTCTTATGTATAAATTGTAATCCAGCACAGTTGTTGGGGCATATCTAGTGATACAAATACAAGTATGACTGGGATCGGGCTTCTGAAAATCCCTTGATTTATTATCATCGGCCTCATGTAAAACGCAAGGATGCAATAATTCTTCTCGACCAgaccaagttagagctagtctcGATTGGCGGTCGATTTCCCAGGAGGGTGGTATAAATAAGGTAAATCATACCCCAATGACATCCTGTAATGCTGGCACACGAAATTCCGTGCTAGCTATAGGGGGATTTTCGTCCGAGAAGCGAGCTCGAATCCCTTGAAGTTGTTGAACTGGTGTCCCATCAGATATGAGCTGCGGGCATTCCTGCATCTGTTGCTTGTGCTCATTGGAGAATGTTAATGCTCAAGCCAAGCTCCTGCGTGCCACCCTACTCAAATTATCAGGCATAATGTATTAGACGATTGGCGAGTGCTCAAATTTGCGATTTCGTAATATTCTCAACATCAGTGGTAGGTTGCTTCAAATTCTAACATTCTTGGTCTTCTTATTCCACGGCTGACTACTACCGGCGATCTGTCTCTCTCTTTGTTTGAATTGTTCAAGTATGAGAAGGCTTCTAATTAATTTCCCCATTTCTCTAAGAACCACTGGTAAGTACCATGGGTATAAACAGTATCTCATACGAGCAATCAATGACTATGTATATGCGTGGGGTATCCCTCATGCCCCGAGTCGGTCTTGCCCTAGCACCCTATTGGTTTGTTAGAAATCGAATCCTCCTCCCATGTCTCCTCCAAAATCGCCATCGCCAAAGCCGTCTCCATAATAACCGTCTCCGTCAAGCATGCTTCCAAGTAGCATACCCCCGGCAAGACCACCCATAAGTGGTAGGGCCATATTACCGCCTCGCCTGCGGCCCCCATATGCAACTCCTGGAGGTGGATACCGACCGTATCCGTAGGTATTAGGTGGACCGTAGAGCGACCCCTGTCCGTACGtatgttgctgttgctgttgctgcccCTGTTGTAGCAATTGCTGTCGGCGCATGACATAGCGTTGGACAGCTTCCTGCGAACAAGGTGAAACGAAATATGTTAGTTTTCGTTCTGTATTCAAGGTAGCGCTTGCTATACCCGCTGTAGTTGCTCGCGCTGCTTCCTCTCTTCTTCTTTCTTCGCAGCATGCTCCGCAGCCTTGTCCTTCATTTTCTGAATAAACCCCTTCTTCTCAGGGGTTCCTCCTTCTGTATTCGAAGGCCCAGCAACTGCATTCTCCCCGCGCCTAGACGGCGGGGGTCTCGATTGTTTGAACAGCTCGGGGTGCTCGCGCTGGAATTGTTCGTCCTCGAACGGATGGACCCATATCGAGCGAGGTGGGTTGGTCTTGGTATCCACCTGTCATATCAAGAAATTACTGAATAGATCAGAGTGCTGATTCATTGGGGAACACGAACGTAGAAGTGATGCTTATTTCTATTGCGACGGATCACACATGAGTAGGGTTCGTGGTGTATTAGGGACTGTGGAAACACGCACGCATGGTCATAATCCCTTACCCAACCCTTCGGCAATGGCCGAGATTCATCTTCCATCGAATGTCGGTCATCGTCCGTGAAATCATAAGGTGGGGGTAAATCCGCGTTTGCCGATGAATTCATAAGGCTGGAGTGTATATATGAGTATGTATGCGTGATTCGTAGTACGGTAAGTGCAGTGGTGCTGGcttgtggtggtggttgaCGAAGCCAAGCTCTTCTTGTTGTACCTTATATACTAACTTACCAAGGCAGAATGGCTGTGACTGGCCCCAAGATCAATGTATCTATAATTGACGTCATAGCAGGTCATACAATCAAGTCCACGGTGCAATTTCCCGAAACAGATATTAATATCAATCATCATGATTCATGGCTACACAGCTTAAAGGCATTGGGAATACTTTTACAACGTCTTTAGTTATCCTGAAACATTTTAAAAATAAACAAACTGACCCATTCGTTACTATATGTGCATGTGCCTTGAGCACAGACAGTGGGTCCGGTGTATCCGTTTCCACCTGGCGAGAACAGAATTATTATCAAATATGAGGTTAATTTATTCAAACTTACCACATTGCCCATAAAGTGGTACAGTACCAGTACCCGAAGTTGCTGTGGGTTGAGCGACAGTCGTTGTGGTCGTCGTAGGTGAGCTTGATGACCCGGTCGTTATAAGTTCGATCGCATCGTAGATCTGAGACTAAATTAGTTTTCTTGCAGCAATGAGTAAATTGCCCATAAATAGACGCACGAAATTGGGACTGAGGAATTGTGAGCCGCTACTCCCGGATATGACGTTCACTTGAATCGTGTTGGTACCAGATACCAAAGTTCCAGATGGAATACTACGAATTTAAAGCCATTTGAGCAAGTGAAATACAGATGCAAACTTAAGGGTAAGTACTAACTTGACAGTATAGACAACATTTATCCCTCGATAAGTTCCTCTTGTAAACCCACGTGAGTTAAGCTGTGAGTTTCGGGCCAATAAGAATCATGTTTCCCTTTATGAATATATTGACTTACGTCCGTTGGTGTAGGGGGTATCGGGCCAGCCCATCCATTAACGGTCACTTGGGGCCTTCCACCTGCAAATGCAAGAGTTGTACCAATTTTCAGCGTAGCGGCCCCGGTCTGTCCTGAGTTGAGTGTAAATTTGATCGTTGTCGGGTTATTGACATCCTTGATTTGAGCCATGGGGAAGTTATCTACTACTCGTCAGCCTTAGTTCAGTAAACAGTTGGATGTCTTTACACAATGAGCTGCTTCCAATAGTATATGTTACAGGACCCCAGCTGTTCATTCTGACGTCGCTCGGATGCATGTGCTCTTGCAGATCCGCGTTTCGGAAACCGGTGGGGCGGCCATTAAACTCACCAATACGCCATGCGGGCGCAGCGGTCGCTTCATTTGATGCAATGCTAGAGGACACGGTTGAACCTGCCCCAACGGATACGGATTTACGTGCGATTTCGAATTCGTCACGGTAAAGCACCATGGTATATGTGCCAGCTTTCATCGGGGGACTAGTCTAGGGCACTGGTTAATACACCTTCAGGTTGAATAAAAGTATGCACTCACAAAACTACCAGAGGAACTAACATATGTCCAATATTGCGCCACATCGTTGAACCAATGTACTACCCGCTGGTATGAAGTTGAAACGCCACTAGCTGTACCAGTAACCGTTCCACGCCCACCCGTTCCAACATAGCTAGGTACACCCATGTATCAGGGCATTGTACGTACTATTGGTGATGTAGCAAAGCTCACCCAGAGATACCCAATTGAGAGAAGAAGGAAACATCGAGGTTACCGGAagggactccagagcgcgAAAAGACCATAGCATATGGCCCCATCAAACCGATTCTCTTGGTTTCCGTCTGTGCATGACCTGAGTTCTATTGTTCTATAAGCAAATATAGAATAGCCAGGATTAAGAAACCCCACTAACCATGTACCAATAGAGTGCATGGTACGAGCTGCCGCGGTCGCGATTGATATCACGGAAGAATGGACCCCCTGCTGATCCTTCGTACGACGTAGGGTCAGGAATAACCATCGAAATGATTACATCGTTTCCAGAAACATCTGAAAAAAAAACCAATCTTTAGTACCAGTGGAGAAAATGGTAGGATGACTTACAATGAACTTTGTCGTCAATAAATCTTTCAGAAGAATAAAATTTGCTGAcagtttgtccgttgctctgCCTGAACTGTACGATGGGGTAAGAGATTGAATCTTATTTCAGGGATTACCAACTCACCACATCCGATCCTTCAACAGTTTCGGAGCCTAGATCAGTATAGCTTTCTGGATCACCGTTTGGCAGGAAACTACGATTTAGCCTTGCAATATAACGAAGCTCTCCAACAGAAGGTTGGCTATTATTGATTGTTATTAATAATGATTCAATCAGAAACAACTGGTTGAATACCTGTGATATATGTTGCCATGTATACGGTCGAGTCTAGGAGCAACTTTAGATAAAACAATAGCGTTGAAGCCGAAAGGTACATACCGCCCGACTTCACAACATAATAATGCGTGAGGGTAGATGTAACACATGTGATCTTGACGTATTGGCCTGTTGGATGTGAAATATTA from Rhizoctonia solani chromosome 16, complete sequence includes the following:
- a CDS encoding rhamnogalacturonate lyase — encoded protein: MLRFGLLVFLASYLGIASAAFGVTSSGGRYIVDAGSPNPLVIKVDMQYPSSDHLSNINIYEVNQANCDITSLVYRGNEYQYQSTFSHIGSGLGSATPWFSNISHPTGQYVKITCVTSTLTHYYVVKSGVAPRLDRIHGNIYHSQPSVGELRYIARLNRSFLPNGDPESYTDLGSETVEGSDVFRQSNGQTVSKFYSSERFIDDKVHYVSGNDVIISMVIPDPTSYEGSAGGPFFRDINRDRGSSYHALYWYMNSGHAQTETKRIGLMGPYAMVFSRSGVPSGNLDVSFFSQLGISGYVGTGGRGTVTGTASGVSTSYQRVVHWFNDVAQYWTYVSSSGSFTSPPMKAGTYTMVLYRDEFEIARKSVSVGAGSTVSSSIASNEATAAPAWRIDNFPMAQIKDVNNPTTIKFTLNSGQTGAATLKIGTTLAFAGGRPQVTVNGWAGPIPPTPTDLNSRGFTRGTYRGINVVYTVNIPSGTLVSGTNTIQVNVISGSSGSQFLSPNFIYDAIELITTGSSSSPTTTTTTVAQPTATSGTGTVPLYGQCGGNGYTGPTVCAQGTCTYSNEWVNTLILGPVTAILPCLMNSSANADLPPPYDFTDDDRHSMEDESRPLPKGWVRDYDHANKHHFYVDTKTNPPRSIWVHPFEDEQFQREHPELFKQSRPPPSRRGENAVAGPSNTEGGTPEKKGFIQKMKDKAAEHAAKKEEERKQREQLQREAVQRYVMRRQQLLQQGQQQQQQHTYGQGSLYGPPNTYGYGRYPPPGVAYGGRRRGGNMALPLMGGLAGGMLLGSMLDGDGYYGDGFGDGDFGGDMGGGFDF